The proteins below come from a single Pedobacter aquae genomic window:
- a CDS encoding YceH family protein: MSNSQTLPILNAEEIRVLGALMEKSKTTPDYYPMTLNALTAACNQKTSRKPVVAYDEETVVMTLDSLKKKGLISTATGGGSRTVKYKHNFAIVFPVVPQEVALICLLFLRGPQTPGELNTNSGRLYEFESIEDVQQTLEKLATEEPAYVVQLPKRAGQKEARYAHLFADVVLDEDDDLPEEPARKSVGELEARLAKVEDELAELKAAFDKLMKELMDSYSVVSSYK, translated from the coding sequence ATGAGCAATAGCCAAACATTACCCATTCTAAATGCTGAAGAGATAAGAGTTTTAGGTGCTTTGATGGAAAAGAGTAAAACTACTCCAGATTATTACCCTATGACGCTGAATGCTTTAACAGCAGCTTGTAATCAGAAGACATCGCGTAAACCTGTTGTTGCTTATGATGAAGAAACGGTAGTGATGACTTTAGACTCATTAAAGAAAAAGGGCTTAATTTCTACTGCAACAGGTGGTGGTAGCAGAACGGTAAAGTACAAACATAATTTTGCTATTGTTTTTCCGGTTGTGCCACAAGAAGTGGCTTTAATTTGCTTGTTGTTTCTACGCGGTCCGCAAACACCTGGCGAACTAAATACCAATTCTGGTAGATTATATGAGTTTGAATCTATAGAAGATGTACAGCAAACTTTAGAAAAACTAGCTACAGAAGAACCTGCTTATGTAGTACAATTACCCAAAAGAGCCGGACAAAAAGAAGCCAGATATGCCCATCTATTTGCTGATGTTGTATTAGATGAAGATGATGATTTACCTGAGGAACCTGCTCGCAAATCAGTTGGTGAGTTGGAAGCTCGTTTAGCTAAAGTTGAGGATGAACTAGCCGAGTTAAAAGCTGCTTTTGATAAGCTGATGAAAGAATTGATGGATAGTTATAGCGTAGTAAGTAGTTATAAGTAG
- a CDS encoding HAD-IB family phosphatase yields MNQYFIIDFDSTFTQVEALDELARISLKNHPDREAIYKKIEDLTNLAMEGKLSFSESLEGRVKLLEANKDDLKKLIKHLKTKVSSSFSRNKVFFKKHAKEVLIVSGGFKEFITPVVTPYHIKKENIYANTFIFDEQGKIIGYDKANPLSEEGGKVKLLQRMSLKGDIYGIGDGHSDFQLKESGLIKKFFAYTENIERKAVAEKADHVTPSFDEFLYVSDLPRAISYPKNRILCLVVGNVPEESIQLLKKDGFSIRHKETFEDKYVQDVGMLLLADGEKVDKATLKKAVKLKTIGYFGNAKGNIDFDVCTEMGIVVFDSVKSNLTHKTLIARRMADFINTGTTYMSSNFPNLQLPKIAGSHRLIHIHENVPGVMAKITKVLAKHQINIVGQFLMTNPLIGYVITDTDTEYDKALLKEMRKVENTIKFRVLY; encoded by the coding sequence TTGAATCAGTATTTTATCATAGATTTCGATAGTACTTTCACACAGGTGGAAGCATTAGATGAACTGGCAAGAATATCTCTAAAAAATCATCCAGATAGAGAAGCCATCTACAAAAAAATAGAAGACCTTACCAATTTAGCTATGGAAGGTAAACTTTCTTTCTCCGAAAGTTTAGAAGGCAGGGTTAAATTATTAGAGGCTAATAAAGACGATTTAAAAAAGCTGATCAAACATCTAAAAACCAAAGTATCTTCTTCTTTCTCTAGAAATAAGGTGTTTTTTAAGAAGCATGCTAAAGAAGTATTAATCGTTTCTGGTGGTTTTAAAGAGTTTATTACACCTGTAGTAACGCCTTACCATATCAAAAAGGAGAATATTTATGCCAATACCTTCATCTTTGACGAGCAAGGTAAAATCATCGGTTACGATAAAGCTAACCCACTATCAGAAGAAGGGGGTAAAGTAAAACTTTTACAAAGGATGTCTTTGAAAGGTGATATTTATGGTATTGGCGATGGTCATTCTGATTTCCAATTGAAAGAATCGGGCTTAATTAAAAAGTTCTTTGCTTATACCGAAAATATTGAGCGTAAAGCAGTTGCCGAAAAGGCAGACCATGTAACCCCAAGTTTTGATGAGTTTCTTTATGTAAGCGATTTACCAAGAGCTATCTCTTACCCTAAAAACAGAATTTTATGTTTAGTGGTAGGTAATGTGCCAGAAGAAAGTATTCAATTACTTAAAAAGGATGGTTTTTCTATCAGACACAAAGAAACCTTTGAAGATAAATACGTACAAGATGTAGGGATGCTGCTTTTGGCAGATGGTGAGAAGGTAGATAAAGCTACACTTAAAAAAGCTGTAAAACTTAAAACCATAGGCTATTTTGGTAATGCAAAAGGCAATATAGATTTTGATGTATGTACCGAAATGGGTATTGTAGTTTTTGATAGTGTAAAGAGCAATCTTACCCACAAAACGCTTATAGCTCGCCGTATGGCCGATTTTATCAATACCGGAACCACCTACATGAGTAGTAATTTTCCTAATCTGCAATTGCCAAAAATTGCAGGTTCGCACAGGCTTATCCATATTCATGAAAACGTACCGGGTGTAATGGCTAAAATCACCAAAGTATTGGCTAAACACCAAATCAATATTGTGGGGCAGTTCTTAATGACCAACCCTTTAATTGGATATGTAATTACCGATACCGATACAGAATACGATAAAGCCTTACTTAAAGAAATGCGTAAGGTAGAAAATACCATTAAGTTTAGGGTCTTGTATTAG
- a CDS encoding IS4 family transposase, producing the protein MERSTYSGYFGDKRLEHRGYMLRQRLFSSCTQSIQALSLNRAEQKAYYRFLHNSRTAESKLIAELMKRCSIQSKGRVVLSIQDTTEVNLSRHKGRLQACSGLGGIDDSKGIGFKLHPSLVVDAETCFPLGFSSIRMWGREQDKGNKTERRYMNLPIEEKESYKWIEASKQSQETLHQAKAVVIVQDREGDIFEQFLRIPDENTHLLIRSCFNRQTNDEEGKLWDQLSASEKLGEYQIKVDSDSHGGTPARQASLEVRSIKTNIRPPKEGKGKCVQVYAVEAMEASTENYQGIHWRLLTTWPVEDFDQARLIIEWYSWRWVIEELFRMLKKEGFNIEGSELETGWSIRKLTVMLLDTIMKLMQMHIAYSEPEEANIPDTDLVFSEDEQECLLALNKANEGKTQALKNPFQAGKLNHAVWIISRIGGWKGYRSQRKPGMTTMFKGLNKFYNIYDGWILQKDVGTR; encoded by the coding sequence ATGGAAAGATCAACCTATTCGGGATATTTTGGTGATAAGCGCTTAGAACACCGGGGTTACATGCTTCGTCAGCGTTTGTTCAGTAGTTGTACCCAGAGTATTCAGGCCCTATCACTTAATAGAGCAGAACAAAAAGCATATTACCGTTTTCTACATAATTCCCGTACAGCTGAATCAAAATTAATAGCAGAACTGATGAAGCGTTGTTCTATACAGAGCAAAGGAAGAGTGGTTTTGTCTATCCAAGATACCACAGAAGTAAACCTAAGTAGGCATAAAGGGCGCTTACAAGCATGTAGCGGTCTAGGAGGGATCGATGACAGTAAGGGAATCGGCTTTAAGCTTCATCCTTCATTAGTAGTAGATGCAGAAACTTGTTTTCCATTAGGTTTTTCCTCTATCAGGATGTGGGGGCGTGAGCAGGATAAGGGAAATAAAACCGAGCGCAGATACATGAATTTACCGATAGAAGAGAAAGAATCCTATAAATGGATAGAAGCCAGTAAGCAGAGTCAGGAAACACTTCATCAGGCAAAAGCTGTTGTTATCGTTCAGGATCGTGAAGGTGATATTTTTGAACAGTTTCTTCGGATACCTGATGAAAACACCCACTTACTTATTCGTTCCTGTTTCAACCGCCAAACCAATGATGAGGAAGGGAAACTCTGGGATCAGCTTTCTGCTTCAGAAAAACTGGGTGAATATCAGATTAAAGTGGATAGCGACAGTCATGGAGGTACTCCAGCCCGGCAAGCAAGCCTGGAGGTTAGAAGTATAAAAACAAATATCCGTCCCCCAAAAGAAGGTAAAGGTAAATGTGTTCAAGTCTATGCTGTTGAAGCTATGGAGGCATCTACAGAGAATTATCAGGGAATACACTGGCGCTTACTAACCACCTGGCCAGTAGAAGATTTTGACCAAGCCCGTTTAATTATTGAATGGTATAGCTGGCGCTGGGTGATAGAAGAGCTTTTTCGCATGCTCAAAAAAGAAGGTTTCAATATAGAAGGAAGTGAACTTGAAACAGGGTGGTCCATCAGAAAACTTACAGTGATGCTACTGGATACCATTATGAAACTGATGCAGATGCATATAGCATATAGTGAACCCGAAGAAGCCAATATACCAGATACAGATTTAGTGTTCTCAGAAGATGAACAGGAATGTCTGTTGGCACTGAACAAGGCTAATGAAGGAAAAACACAGGCTTTGAAAAATCCTTTTCAAGCAGGAAAACTCAACCACGCAGTATGGATTATATCCAGAATAGGTGGCTGGAAAGGATATAGGTCTCAAAGAAAACCAGGTATGACTACTATGTTCAAAGGATTAAACAAATTCTATAATATTTATGATGGTTGGATACTCCAAAAAGATGTGGGTACACGGTAG
- a CDS encoding voltage-gated chloride channel family protein has translation MMNDTKPKLNQIEKLKQLTFLDNFLGFRFLLKWLFICSIVGALSGTASAWFLMALNWATNFREQHVWIIAFLPLAGMLIIFLYEKLNKEASRGNNLIIEEIHQPKKKISFWMAPLIFIGTVATHLFGGSAGREGSAVQMGAALADETNSWLKLKKRDRRILLMCGVSAGFASLFGTPLAATLFALEVFLIGTIIYEAILPCLLAAVIAYWVCNLWDPGHSHYIIQNIPDLNVLNILIAVLAGILFGLTGRLFANTTHYISSCFKQYIPNMYAQPVIGACMVICFLLIWGDTQYIGLGLDTIENAFHIQQPYYGFIIKILLTAITLGAGFKGGEVTPLFFIGATLGSALSGILPLPIDLLSGMGFVAVFTAAANTPLACILMGIELFGASSAVYIAISCVVAYLFSGHNGIYGSQKIGSAKHPFWIRQSGKNLSTFN, from the coding sequence ATGATGAACGATACCAAACCCAAGCTTAATCAGATAGAAAAGTTAAAGCAACTTACTTTTTTGGATAATTTCCTTGGCTTTAGGTTTTTATTGAAATGGTTGTTCATTTGTAGTATTGTTGGCGCTTTAAGCGGAACAGCATCAGCCTGGTTTTTGATGGCTTTAAATTGGGCCACTAACTTTCGGGAACAACATGTATGGATAATTGCTTTTTTACCCTTAGCGGGGATGCTCATCATCTTTTTATATGAGAAGCTAAATAAGGAAGCATCGAGAGGAAATAACCTCATCATCGAGGAAATACATCAACCCAAAAAGAAAATCTCTTTCTGGATGGCGCCTCTTATTTTTATCGGCACAGTGGCAACGCATTTATTCGGAGGTTCGGCAGGCAGAGAAGGCTCTGCCGTACAAATGGGTGCAGCCTTGGCAGATGAAACCAATAGCTGGCTAAAACTTAAAAAAAGAGACCGCAGAATTTTATTGATGTGTGGTGTAAGTGCCGGTTTTGCCTCTTTATTTGGTACACCACTGGCAGCAACATTATTCGCCCTAGAAGTATTCTTGATTGGTACAATTATTTACGAAGCTATTTTACCTTGCCTTCTTGCTGCTGTTATTGCCTATTGGGTTTGTAATCTGTGGGACCCTGGGCATAGTCATTACATCATTCAGAATATCCCAGATTTAAATGTACTAAATATTTTGATAGCTGTATTAGCCGGTATTTTATTCGGCTTAACCGGAAGATTATTTGCCAATACCACTCATTATATAAGTAGCTGTTTTAAACAATATATACCCAATATGTACGCCCAACCTGTAATAGGTGCCTGTATGGTAATTTGCTTTTTATTAATTTGGGGCGATACACAATACATTGGTTTAGGTTTAGATACGATAGAAAATGCCTTTCATATACAGCAGCCTTATTATGGCTTCATCATCAAGATTTTGTTAACAGCTATAACCTTAGGCGCAGGTTTTAAAGGTGGGGAAGTTACACCCTTGTTTTTTATTGGAGCTACTTTAGGAAGTGCCTTATCAGGCATATTACCTTTACCTATAGATTTATTAAGCGGAATGGGATTTGTAGCCGTATTTACTGCTGCTGCCAATACCCCTTTAGCTTGTATTTTAATGGGGATTGAGCTTTTTGGAGCATCTTCTGCCGTTTATATAGCTATCAGTTGTGTGGTGGCTTACTTGTTTTCTGGTCATAACGGTATTTATGGCTCACAAAAAATAGGAAGCGCAAAACATCCCTTCTGGATAAGACAAAGCGGAAAAAATTTAAGTACATTTAATTAA